The genomic stretch TCATGAGCTGGTCCCGCATTTTCAGGACATAGGAGACAATGTTCATGTCCTGTGATTTCCCAGGCCCCTCCCAGGTTTCACGTAGCACATCCAAGGGACCTCTGACCTGGTGGGAGTAAAGCAGCTCAAAAGGTGAAAACCCCGTCGAGGCCTGGGGGACCTCACGGTAAGCAAACAAcagaaatggcagccatttgtCCCAGTCCTTTCCAGTCTCTGACACAAACTTCCTGAGCATTCCTTTCAGAGTCTGATTGAAACGCTCAACCAAGCCATCGGTCTGAGGGTGGTAGGGGGTAGTCCTCACTCTCTTAATCCCTAACAACTGATACgcctgtgagagtgtgcgacTCATAAAGTTGGGACCCTGATCTGTCAACACCTCCCTGGGGATccctacctgggagaaaaatTTTAGCAAGGCTGAGGCTACTTGCTTAGCTGTCACCTCTCTCAAAGGGAAAGCCTCGGGGCATCTGGTGGCATAGTTACTAATGACCAGGATAAACTTGTTCCCTGCTTGGCTCCTCTCCACTGGGCCCACTATATCTACTCCTATGCGCTCAAATGGAGTACCTATGACAGGGAGTGGAACAAGAGGTACTGGGGCAGTAGCTTTCCCTGCTGTCAACTGGCATTCTGGACAAGTTTTACAGTATTCCTTGACTTGGCAGTACATCCCTGGCCAGTAAAACCTTTTGGAAATGTGCAtgaaagttttcataaagcctaggTGACCTGCCCAAGGGATTGTATGACTTATCCTCAAAACTTCCTCTCTGCAGGACTTGGGGAGGACTAGCTGTCTACCATAGTCACTTTGTCTATAAAGGAGGTTATTTTATCAGAAAATGTTCAGTGAGGGAAGTGATTGAGGGGTCCTTCTCTGCCTCCTTAAAACAGTGCATAAGAGTGAAGTCTTCGTGCTGCTGCTTAACAAAGTCAAAGGGCAATAAATCTACCTGTAGCTCTGGAGCAGGAAGTTCTTGCTCTGTCTGCTCTGTTGGCTGTAGCATAAGTTCCCTCACTTGCTGTCTGCGCCTCTCCAATCAATGCTCTTGTGTGACTGTGGGCCCTGCTACAACTTCTTCCCCATGAAATGGCATttgttgtaatgtgtctgtTAGCGTGTCTGATGTGCTAGTTAGAGGTGCTGTTACTGGCACTGCCTCAGACGTGATGGGTGGCTCTGACTGCTGTGTAGCTGAAACCACTGGTGGCAGCGCTTCAGGGACTGGAGTAACTGTAACCTGCTTTGCTTTAGAACGTGTAACTGCACCACAAAACCTTTCCCTGCCCTCGTTGATGAGGTCATACACAACTGGAAGATCTGTCCCTAGCAGGATAGGGTAGGGCAGTTCTGGGGCAATACCAACCTTCATGAGGTAAACCTGTCCTTTAACCTCAATGTAAACCTCAGCTGTGGGGGCCTGTTCTTCATGTCCATGGACACAGATGACTGGGATTGTTTCTCCCTCTACCCACAACTCCCGAGGAACCAGCTGAGACCAAACAAGGGACTGGGAACAACCAGTGTctaacagggctgtgtggggcttaCCATTTAGCTGCACAATGGCTAGAGGGGAAATGCCGTGTTCTTCAGGGGGAAGAATAAACTCAGGTCTAGGGACATAACTGAGACTGGTGGCTTTGTGCTTTCTAATGGGGCAAACTGGACGTGTATGGCCTGCCTCACCACAGTTATAACAAACAACCTGTGCCTTGTCACCTGGCTGAGCCTTGCTCCTAGTGTTCTCCTGAAATACTGATCTGTTTGATCTAGGCTGGCTAGGAGAGCTACTGACTGGACCACCCCCTTTAACCATCCCCTCAGACTTACCGCACGCTTGGTGTAGTCCAGCGTAGTGGTAGGCCCCTGGACCCTTGGGTGCCGAGACATAGATGTCGACCAGCTCTGCTGCCACTGCTGCCGTCTCAGGATCGCGTTCTCTAACCCAGGTCCTCACCTCTGGATAGAGGACCCTGAAGTACTGCTCAAGGACCATCTTCTCCAAGATTTCCTCCTTGCTGGCGACCCTGAAGTCCACCCACTTGCAGAACAAATCCTTGAGGCGGGTATACAGCTCCTGAGGGGACTCATCTGCTGGTGTGTCGAGGGAACGGAAGCGCTGGTGATAAGAGTCTTTATTGACCTCATACTTCTTTAAAACTGCCTCTTTCAGTCTGTCATAATCTTGTGTGTAGGCTGGGTCCATAGCTACAAAAGCACTTCTTGCTTTGCCAGTCAGCAAGGGAATTAGTTAGATGGACCAGTCTTGTTTTGGCCAGTTGTAAACAGTTGCCAGTCTTTCAAAAGTTGTGAGAAAATGTTCAATATCATCAGAGTCTTCCAATTGGAGCTGAGTGACCTGGTGGTTGAGGACACTGAGCTTCTGCTCCTGCTTTGCATTTTCTTTATCCTGCTTCCTTTCTCTTTCCATCTGAAACTGCATAAAGGTTTCAAACATTTTGGCCAGGCTGGAAAAGCTTGCCTCTGGTGAAGTGGTTGTGTCCACTATGGGCTGGAAGCCTTCCTCACGAGCTCCCCCTGTGGCACCCTCTTCCTCTGGAGGCTCtgcttgctgctgctgctgccgtgACTGCTGGTGTTTTGGAGGCATTCTGGACTGTCTTTTTCTTCTGACACCACATGTGAGGTTGGCCGGGTGGTTGAGGCCCAAAAACCGAGACAAATCCAGATATGCAGTCCAGGTGCTTTTATTTACACAGTGGACACCAATTCCGTGCAGAGATAGGTACAGTGCAGGCCcggccaaaataaaacaaaataactaaaGGAAAACtaaataggaaaaaaataactaaaaacaaagcaggcaaacaaagaaaaactcaGCCCTGCACTAGGCAATGTCCCTTTTACTCCTGGGCCCTTGCAGCTCTCCACACTGGCTGGTCTCTTTCCACTACGGCAGCAACTGAACCAGAAACCCAGCCTCCTCCCTTATATCCGCATGGGTCCTACTAAGAGAATGTTGATTAGTAATGAATAATCAATTATCCCCTGGGAGGTTAACACCTGGTCAACAACATATCCACACAACTCCAGattacattataaaacattataatacATCCAAACAATGTTGTGATCAACAATGACAATTTAAATAACATTGCTCACCGAACTACCACTCAACACCCCTCCAACTCTACCATACTTGGTGCCTTCCCCGGGAACCCCCCCTTCATAAACACTTGGTACCCTCCAGTACAGGTTCGGCAGTTCCGGGTCTAAACAGAGGAGCGTGAGAGCAGAGAACAGGTAACAAACAATTGGTTGTCTTTACCAAACacttaacaataaataaaaagacattcaGTACAAAACTAGTCTGTGTCTTTTTCTTTAAAACACTTTCTTTCTAACACTGACCCACGATGGAAAAATACTAAAACATTAACTCTTGGTCGGCGGGTCTCCTGACAttaacaaacagaaacagccaTACTACTCCAACACCACAACACCGACACATCCAAGCCAGCTTGATCTAATCATTAATGGAAGTGgccatgcattgtgtgtgtatgcgagtgtgcaTCTTACACCATAGGGCACGGCTACACCGTGACAGTCAGTCTTAGGACATAACTAGTTTTTCCACTTCTTATTAGATTATGAATTAAATTTCAAGTGGCTAAAGCCTGAGCATTTCCATTGATACCATTACTACAAACTGATGACGAAATATAGgtgattttcaaataaaatcaattttaaTTGCAGACAAGTGTGCGATTTTGGGCATGTTTACGCAAGACTGCTTATTCATTCTGCTTCGTGAACGCAGCAATATCCTtaaactgtccgtcacctgaatatgacacattataccatGTTAGAATGGGTAGGAGACCCCGTACAAGaagcttacattacattttattacattacattattgggcatttggcagatactcttatccagagcgatgtactacaaagtgcatacccataaccatggctaagtgcgcagaaagaccctagagggaagtacaatttcaattgctacccgtacaacaaagataaggaccagggcctattttaatttattcatttattcattttttgaacaaaaaacaaagcaaaagtgaccaaacttaactatccaaatactgcttacctagccaactaaaaataccaaaacacaaagtaaatcacaaagacaacaattaaggatcacagagagggaattgcagtattggcgggacagaaccatcgcttggaccaggagctgggtcgagtagggggtgagaaaggggcggattctccgtatgttgtataggaagaacctgcatgaccgggtcaccgccgcaatgttctcggaaagggacagtctgctgtccatcaccacaccgaggttccttgcactgggtgatggcgtgagtgtggtatccccgagggaaatggagagatccaggtggggagaggtattagcaggaattaaatcatttcagtcttgcctgggttgagctttagatagtggttatccatccagctctggatgtcactcaggcaagcagagatacgggcagaaacctgtgtatcaaatggtgggaacgagatgaagagttgggtatcatccacatagcagtggtaggatagcccatgtgcagtgatcacagggccaagagaacgagtgtaaagagaaaaaataagcgggcctaggactgagccctggggaactcctgtggcaaggggccgaggtgtcgataccgtaccagcccaggcaacctggaaggagcgaccaaagaggtaggaccgaatccagtccagggctgtgccacagatgcccgttgctgacagggcggacaggaggacggagtgatccacagtgtcgaaggcagcagagagatcgagaagaatgaggacagaggagagggaggctgctcgtgcggcatgcagcgactcactgacggagaggagcgcggtctaccatgttttacattagttagGTGCTAAAATGAcctattgttacattacattgtttattgttacaacaaaaaacagttCAATAAGGCATTCGCTAAGGTATAGCCCTGGCAAATAGATGGTTTTCttaaaaatggctgaatggaatGAATAAAATTCAACGTTAGTCAGGAAACAGTTGGGCGCTTCATCACCAGGTTAGATATTAATTTGAAAATAAtcttatatttctaccaaactggaCATATGTCAGCAGGACATGCAATAAGAgtgagcaaagaaaaaaaaaacagtcagtttattcatgcaacttctgaattgtatactTTTGTTCTTATATaagaacatgattttttgacatagagaaatggtatcaaggattgttagaatatgtcttttattgtctgagtctgtggcaagGTGAGGGTTATAAACTGTGAgcgtggtgagggggaggctggaATTTTATtaccctgctttgcaaataagaggcagtTAAACAGCTGTTCTTTTTAATAATCAGGCATCGCCATTTAgcggttttattatgttgcagtttatATTATTGTAAGGCGGCAATTATTAAATCTGTTATTATCACTCAGTGCACTTCCTCTGATATgctggcaatatgtggctgtaaagtaatttaactctccccccaggagcatacaTCTTTAGCCCCCATCTTCTCGGCACCGTTACAGACAGGAGCATGTGAGTGAAAAAcagctgtccccccccccaaatcaccCCCTTTTCTCAAATTCCTTTCAGGTTGGAGCACTGAAATAGAGTATATGGTATAAGAAGTTTCATAACAATCCCAGATCAGAACATAGTAATATTtagtattattctgattgtttcagtacAACTGGTGAAATGGTCTAACAGTATACCTAGGACATCATAACCGGCTAGGAACCAAGGGAAAACTGTGTGGAAATCTATCCATTTGCCAAAACCCCCCCAATCAAATCTCTCTTTCTGCTTTTAGGGAGAAGGAagcaagcaatctgggagaCTGTAGCTTGTGCAGGGAGGatgtatgacttttaagactctgcAATTTGGtttatattgtaatatatttatttatatttaatttgtaattgattgtgaaTAACtaagtaacctgcctggtaaaataaatagctAAAACTTGATCTATGTGGTTTCACTTACTGacactcactgttacacagggaatgcttggacGCCCCCCTCGAGTTGTTCTCAGGAGGATGCACATTTACACTTACTGTATCATGGTGTATTGCACCGATAGACCTCTGACAGTAAATCAGTCTCCTCCGCCTTACCTTATCATTCCTGTATTGACTATGGGTAAGACTGTAAGCGATCCAAGGTAAACATATTGGGTTATGTAAATAGTCCCACAGCACGATGAGGTCACATGAAGATGAAGACAAAATTAATTACAATACAAAGCTTTTTAATGTACTTAATGTAATAATTCTTCATTACAAAATACCACAAGATCACAGAAAGAACATTAAGATCAaagatataaaaacaaaatgaaaactatACAAAATGATAGGAAGCCTGAGAAGCTAGTTCGGGCAGACAACTCGAGAAGCGCCGCCCCCACACTGTTTGCTCATATTGCATGCTATTGCCATATTTGCTAGCTGCATTTGCTGTAATTATCATGCTTATAGCTGAAAAGCATGTCCTGCTTTTTGATAGTGCTTAGCGATGGAATATTCCAGATTTCTGTTTCTAATAGCTAGTTTGTGTTCTATgtatagggcagcctgtagcatagtggttaaggtaaatgactggcacacacaaggtcggtggttctaatcctggtgtagccacaataagatccgcacagccgttgggcccttgagcaaggcccttaaccctgcactgctccaggggaggattgtctcctgcttagcctaattaactgtatgttgctctggataagagcatatgccaataatgtaatgtaatgtacaaatttaaaaaaacctcaCATTCTCAGACCCACAATCTTTACATTTACTCTACTTTACAACGACTCCCCCCAAACCCTTTCTCCAAAGGATCTCATCTGGATCTCATGCCCCTTCACATTAGTTATTACCAAGGTGGCTGCATCCACCACCATCCTGATCATCTCTGATTCTGTCTCAATTTCATTAGCACAGTTGATAACCATTGCTATAAATTCCAAAAACCTTCTTCGGTGCATACTTATGCATATCCCCCTTGCTGTTTTTCCATTGGCCCAAAAATGGGTATTTTGGGTTTTAGGACTACAAATTGTAGCACTCTATCATTGGGTCCTTTGAGGAACCCAGAAGAAGTATGCAGCAgtatggcagttggaaaatattGTGATAACCCTGTGTTAACTGGGGGTGAAGAAATATTGGCAGATAGTAGACTGACACCGGATAACCACAACAGACGGCTTGGTCACAAAGCGATTATAGGCTTTGATTATTGGCTTAATGCTAGCTTACCACACTTGGGTGTAAGAAAATACCTTTCAAAAGTTTCTCCCTTAAAATATTTGTCCCCAGTGAATTTTATCATGAATTGCTTTGTTTAAAATCAGCAGGCagattttttacagttttgaaAGCCCCTGGGTTAGATTGATCGACTATGCATTTTCTCGAACTTCAGCTTTGTTCTTGACAATAGCTGAGAAACGGATCAACCTCATCTCGGGGGGCCTTTTCATAACATCATCCCACATGTACTCTGGGGACAGCAGTTTGGTGGGCTTCTTGTACACTAGGTACCTATTGAGGTGGCTCTCTTCCTGCCAGATAGCCTCCAGGTTATTCTTTTTATCCTCCTCTAGATTTTCGCGGCACGTTTTGGTCAGTTTGTATACATCCTCAACACGACCCCCAAACACAGCTGCCATGTAGTAAAAATCCCCCTGGTCCATTGGGACATAGGCCTTGGAGGCAGGGCGCCGCTCGTAAGTGAACTGTTCACGGTCCATGGTGTAAAACCATGGGTGAATTGCTGCAACCAGGGTGTCCAGCACCTCGGGCCCCCAGCGGTTGTGGAACTTCATGTCCACATCCAGACAGTAGATGTAGTCGGCCTCTTTATGGATGTGCTCCTCGATGGCCGTCTGAATTATCTCCATCCTCCGTAAGGAGATCTCCTGCCACCGGCTAAATTTGGGGACCTTGGTGATGCTGAGCATCCTCCCAGGGGCCAGAGTGACTGCAGGCACCTGCTCGGGCTGGTCAGTGAAGATGTAGTAGCGCACTTTGAACCCCACCATGTAGTGCTGCTCTGCTGTCTCCAGGAAGTTGCCCAAAAAGCGGATGTATCTGTCAGAAAACATTAGAAATTACAGTCCAGTCATCCAGACAGATTGCTTAAATGAGATGgcttttacagaaaatgaataaaagtgaATGGAAATGTTGTCATACTTTCCAACAGCAAATACAGTGGTTGCAATGGTAAGGTTCAGGGGCTTGTACATGCTGTCAATGACTACAGGGTCAAACGTTCCTTCCCAGACAATGGGAGCCAACCACGGAGTGACAGTCAACACATCAGACCTCCTGGGACACACATTAAAGTAGCAGAGAAAATTGTATTCATTACATCATTGTTATATGAATGAATCATTTAAGATTGACtagtttttgtacattttcatccaaaaaattcacaaagtgactcatgcttaaagtgactgtaaaggtaaatccATGAATGGCATccatgaattacattacattgctttATTATGGTATGAATTAAGCATTAGCAACAGTAGATAAATTAATTGCATTGCAATAACGACTTATATCCGTccaaacatttccatctattcctacATATGTTGAGATTAAATGGGTGAAGTTCAATTCATTAGTAGACTCTGATCTACCCAAGACCACGCCCATACAATCCTGATTATtttcaatagatttttttataaTGTTATTAGAATTATTGATGTTACGTTGAATAGATATTTGGAGGATGTGAATTAActgcacattttccatctttgtTTTCAACTGACCTCTAAATGAATCAGGTTTGATTGAACTGTAATGAATACCATTCATTTGATATGTTTAATCTGATATGAATTATCTGTAAAAGGTGCAGTTGGGACAgattttcttcaaagatatttgtttatattgggTACCCTTGGTTACATACACTgaattgaataattattttgaataaCATAGAGCTTTATATTGGTAATTAATTAGTGGTCTAAATGTATTGCCATAAATTactgaatattttttaattgtatgcGTCTAGAACACAgtaaacataacatcacataatgaCAATAGGCCACCAATCGGATAACACACTGGGCAGTCTCTAGGTTTTGCGCCATTTTCTTCCTTTCAGGAAAAGATTTGTCAGGATCAAAGCTGGCTCTGTTCTTTGTCAGAATAGTCAACTTGGGTGCCCAATCCAAAGATAAAGCAACACAAGCAAGCTAACAAATGAACGACATGAAAAAAGCAATAGAACAGCTTTGTTTCAATTAAGTATTTTGACAATGAACAGAGCAAGCGTTGTTATTCTCGGCCCAAATATCACTGTCTCTGTGTCAATTCAACATTTTGCTGGTGTGCAACCACCTCTAAATTGGTCCTGTTGCTGGAAAACCAATGATGATTGCAAAGGCCGCTGGGAAGGAAGGAGAGTGCGTGTAGTTTCCATGCattatgagaaaaataaaacgttTTTGTTTGTTAAATAATAAAGGTTTACTAAATGCAAACGTGTTATCAAATTAGTCATGGCAAAATCAACATTTTTTCGCATCGCAGTATGTTTGGATGTAACCTTAGTGTCATGCGAATGAAGCAAACTAAATGCATTCGTAAGCAAAAGAACAGCAGGTTAAACAGGGCTTTGTGTAGATGACCCTATCTTTTGTGTATACAAGGTACTGTTTCTCTCCGTCAaagagtcccttcaggctgcacgagcaacctgaAGCTGATGTGTCttgcctcctgctctcccaccgccctactacttgtgccctggaccccatcccctcaaacctctttcaggcagaAATCCTTCCaattgtcacctcccttgttaactcctctctgtcctctggctgctttccctcatcattcaagaggtcacccactctagacccctcctgcattcaaaactaccgtctggtatctctccttccttttctatccaaatccattgaacgagctgcctccaaccaactctcttccttcctctcacagaataacctgctggacccccaccagtccggcttcagacctggccacctctccgtcaatgagtcccttcaggctgcacgaacaacctctctctcctctgtcctgatccttcttgacctctctgcggcgttcgacacggtcaaccactgcatcctcttagcctctctggcatctacagggatctgtggcacagccttagagtggattaaatcttatctctctggccggtcctccgaGGTGTCCTGGGCtagaggagtgtcaacccctcgcccccttgttacaggagtcccccagggctcagtcctcagacccctcctcttctccatttacacaagatcccttggccctgtcaactcttcatttccttcccccctgacacccaaatcaccacacagatctctgcctgcttggctgatatctctgcatggatgacttcccatcacctgaagctcaaccttgccaaaactgagcttctctacatccctgctaagtcctctccgtcaatcgacctctcactgactgtggaggactttgtagtttcctcctcccgtacggcaaagaatcttggggtgactcttgataactgcctctccctggctccacaagtatcctccactgccagaacctgcaggttctttctgtttaatatacgccgcatccgtcatctcctgacggagaaagccacccagctcctagtccaggcgctcgtcatttcccgcctggattactgcaactccctcctagccggtctcccagcgtgcgccatcaagcccctccagctggtccagaatgctgcagcccgcttgatcaccagtcagcccaggtcggctcatgtcaccccgcttctcattggcctccactggcttcctattgccgcacgcatccgattcaaggccctagtgttggcatttcaggctgctaaggggactgccccacattacatacaatccctgatcactccctactccccagctagaccactccggtctgccagctctggtcgccttacgatcccctctctacgggcacctggcggtcgagctgcacgttcacgcctg from Conger conger chromosome 2, fConCon1.1, whole genome shotgun sequence encodes the following:
- the LOC133121317 gene encoding globoside alpha-1,3-N-acetylgalactosaminyltransferase 1-like, whose product is MWCGPNSTAPKRSDVLTVTPWLAPIVWEGTFDPVVIDSMYKPLNLTIATTVFAVGKYIRFLGNFLETAEQHYMVGFKVRYYIFTDQPEQVPAVTLAPGRMLSITKVPKFSRWQEISLRRMEIIQTAIEEHIHKEADYIYCLDVDMKFHNRWGPEVLDTLVAAIHPWFYTMDREQFTYERRPASKAYVPMDQGDFYYMAAVFGGRVEDVYKLTKTCRENLEEDKKNNLEAIWQEESHLNRYLVYKKPTKLLSPEYMWDDVMKRPPEMRLIRFSAIVKNKAEVRENA